One Danio aesculapii chromosome 22, fDanAes4.1, whole genome shotgun sequence genomic window carries:
- the LOC130215656 gene encoding gastrula zinc finger protein XlCGF49.1 has product MSDPEPCRIKQEDTEELIDPSEDMKVYLDLRIKTQPLLCSLCGKNFACKRSLRRHQTIHTGEKPYKCSQCDSRFRQAEYLKKHEMIHSGEKPYKCSHCDKSFSLSVYLKTHERTHSGEKPYTCIECGKSFRRLSHLKRHMKIHTGEKTHECEQCGKTFSRPSELRIHIRVHTKEKPYPCSVCGKSFSQSSSLRLHQKIHIGVREYVCVECNKTFIRAGDLKQHQRIHTGEKPFTCTECGKSFTKLAILYKHMMMHTGEKS; this is encoded by the exons atgagtgatccagaaccctgcagaattaaacaggaagacactgaagaactaatag aCCCGAGTGAAGACATGAAGGTCTACCTTGATCTCCGTATAAAGACGCAGCCTTTGTTATGCTCTCTGTGTGGAAAGAATTTTGCATGCAAACGGAGTTTGAGAAGACATCagacgattcacactggagagaaaccgtacaagtgttcacagtGCGACAGCAGATTCCGTCAGGCAGAATATCTGAAAAAACATGAGATGATCCAcagtggagagaaaccgtacaagtgttcacactgcgacaagagctTCAGCTTGTCGGTATATTTGAAAACCCACGAGAGGACTCAcagtggagagaaaccgtacacatgtatcgagtgtgggaagagcttcagGCGATTATCACACCTTAAacgacacatgaagatccacacaggagagaaaACGCACGAATGTGAGCAGTGCGGCAAAACCTTTTCACGGCCTTCAGAGCTGAGGATCCATATTAGAGTTCATACAAAAGAGAAGCCTTATCCATGCTCcgtgtgtggaaagagtttttcaCAGTCGTCAAGTTTAAGActacatcagaagatccacatcGGAGTGAGAGAGTATGTGTGCGTTGAATGTAATAAGACTTTTATTAGAGCTGGAGACCTGAAAcagcaccagaggattcacaccggagagaaaccgttcacatgtACTGAATGTGGGAAGAGCTTCACGAAGTTAGCAATTCTTTATAAACACATGATGATGCACACTGGAGAGAAATCATAG
- the LOC130215654 gene encoding gastrula zinc finger protein XlCGF49.1 — protein sequence MSDPEPCRIKQEETEELIDLSKDVKVHPNVHTKMKQFLCSFCGKGYNRQDKLRKHQSTHTGEKPYKCSHCDKRFSQPEYLKKHEMTHTGEKPYRCSHCDKSFSLLKTLKTHERTHTGEKPFTCTECGTSFSQLAHLNQHMRIHTGEKPHECDQCGKTFSRLPDLKKHLRVHTKEKPYSCSECGKSFTWQTSLKLHEKIHTGVRECVCFECEKSFITAGDLKRHQRIHTGEKPYVCSHCNQTFRHSGNLKSHEMIHTGEFHTVIIP from the exons atgagtgatccagaaccctgcagaattaaacaggaagagactgaagaactaatag ACCTGAGTAAAGACGTGAAGGTCCACCCTAATGTTCATACCAagatgaagcagtttttatgcTCTTTTTGTGGAAAGGGTTACAATCGTCaagacaaattaagaaaacatcagagcactcacactggagagaaaccgtacaagtgttcacactgcgacaagcgATTCAGTCAGCCAGAATATCTGAAAAAACATGAGATGACGCACAcgggagagaaaccgtacaggtgttcacactgcgacaagagctTCAGCTtgttaaaaacactgaaaacacatgagaggactcacactggagagaaaccgttcacatgtACTGAGTGTGGGACGAGTTTCTCACAATTagcacaccttaatcaacacatgaggatccacactggagagaaaccacacGAATGTGATCAATGCGGCAAGACATTTTCAAGGCTTCCAGATCTGAAGAAGCATCTTCGAGTTCATACGAAGGAGAAACCGTATTCatgttctgagtgtggaaagagttttacgtGGCAAACAAGCTTAAAATTACatgagaagatccacactggggtgagagagtgtgtgtgttttgagtgtgagaAGAGTTTTATTACAGCTGGAGACTTGAAAcgacaccagaggattcacactggagagaaaccgtatgtgtgttcacactgcaaccAGACTTTTAGACATTCAGGAAATCTGAAATCAcatgagatgattcacactggagagttTCACACAGTTATCATACCTTAA